A stretch of the Porites lutea chromosome 12, jaPorLute2.1, whole genome shotgun sequence genome encodes the following:
- the LOC140921280 gene encoding uncharacterized protein: MAFLLQENVYKHDSEKTVEIERFEETSGEEEDVLVEKQQDEEDAKQDESGTQQNQAIENKRHSSMSKPPYSYIALITMAILQSPQRKLTLSEICDFIKRRFPYYREKFPSWQNSIRHNLSLNDCFMKMPREPGNPGKGNYWTLDPASEGMFDNGSFLRRRKRFKRPRPPEGTVSAFGFPYYWNCMDSSGWRPPLYTHFPIPSYLSCLPPPLPRPSEPVRERERPVKFSIASIIGSDRDEECSPPPSKRSPPLPPCCSSVRSPYNSTAVRPCIVSSSSYCAYCSQLAAKR; this comes from the coding sequence ATGGCTTttcttttacaagaaaatgtttacaaacaCGATAGTGAAAAAACTGTAGAGATTGAACGCTTTGAAGAAACAAGTGGCGAAGAGGAAGATGTTCTCGTAGAAAAACAGCAGGATGAAGAAGATGCAAAACAAGATGAAAGTGGAACCCAACAGAATCAAgcgattgaaaacaaaaggcaTTCCTCAATGTCAAAGCCGCCTTATTCCTACATCGCCCTCATAACAATGGCGATATTGCAGTCACCACAGAGAAAACTCACTCTCAGTGAGATTTGTGACTTCATCAAACGTCGTTTTCCGTATTACCGTGAGAAGTTTCCATCTTGGCAGAACTCGATCAGACATAACCTCTCGCTCAACGATTGCTTCATGAAGATGCCTCGAGAACCGGGGAATCCAGGTAAAGGAAATTATTGGACACTAGATCCCGCCAGCGAGGGTATGTTTGACAACGGCAGTTTTCTGAGACGAAGAAAGAGATTCAAGCGCCCTCGGCCTCCGGAGGGAACTGTGAGTGCCTTTGGTTTTCCATACTATTGGAACTGCATGGATTCATCAGGATGGAGACCACCACTGTATACCCATTTCCCTATTCCCAGTTATTTGTCTTGTTTGCCGCCACCTTTGCCCAGACCAAGTGAACCTGTTCGAGAGAGAGAAAGGCCCGTTAAGTTTTCTATTGCGAGTATCATCGGCTCGGACCGTGACGAGGAATGTTCACCACCGCCCAGCAAAAGAAGTCCTCCTTTGCCGCCATGTTGCTCTTCCGTGCGCTCGCCCTACAATAGCACTGCTGTAAGACCGTGTATTGTTTCCTCGAGTTCTTATTGTGCGTACTGTAGTCAACTGGCTGCTAAACGGTAG